From one Amycolatopsis sp. FDAARGOS 1241 genomic stretch:
- a CDS encoding zinc-binding dehydrogenase, with protein MTDTMRAAVYHGRQDVRIEEVPVPEPRAGEVLLAVRRSGICGSDATEWAAGPKMVPLTRRHPGSGHFGPMIIGHEFVGEVVSGGSGLAAGELVAAGAGVSCGQCHRCGQGRTNLCRRYYTLGLNAPGGLAEYVAAPAGMLRRIPDGISLDHAGLAQPLAVGLHAARRAGVRPGDSVVVIGAGAIGSFVLAGLRHLYEAEVTVLDFPGDKLDRAARLGAARVVDATGDVVEAVREQTGGRGADVVIEASGAPGQFENAVRMVTDGGRVLAVGLPKQAPSVDLFGLVLREITVDSTVAHVCGEDLAPALEILAGGVLGAELLDSVIGLEDLTDRGLARLAAGGVDGKVLIDPGRRA; from the coding sequence GTGACCGACACCATGCGCGCGGCCGTGTACCACGGCCGCCAGGATGTCCGGATCGAGGAGGTGCCCGTGCCCGAGCCGCGTGCGGGCGAGGTGCTGCTCGCCGTGCGGCGCAGCGGGATCTGCGGCTCGGACGCCACCGAGTGGGCGGCCGGCCCGAAGATGGTGCCGCTGACGCGGCGCCACCCGGGCAGCGGGCACTTCGGGCCGATGATCATCGGGCACGAGTTCGTCGGTGAGGTCGTGTCCGGTGGCTCCGGGCTCGCTGCCGGCGAGCTGGTGGCCGCCGGTGCCGGTGTCTCGTGTGGACAGTGCCACCGGTGCGGCCAGGGCCGCACCAACCTGTGCCGCCGCTACTACACGCTCGGGCTCAACGCGCCCGGCGGGCTCGCGGAGTACGTCGCCGCGCCCGCCGGCATGCTGCGGCGGATCCCGGACGGGATTTCCCTCGACCACGCCGGACTGGCACAGCCGCTGGCCGTCGGGCTGCACGCCGCGCGGCGGGCCGGAGTCCGGCCTGGCGACTCCGTCGTGGTCATCGGAGCCGGAGCGATCGGGTCGTTCGTGCTCGCGGGGCTGCGCCACCTCTACGAAGCCGAGGTGACGGTGCTCGACTTCCCCGGCGACAAGCTGGACCGCGCGGCCCGGCTCGGCGCCGCGCGGGTGGTCGACGCGACGGGCGACGTCGTCGAGGCCGTGCGCGAGCAGACGGGTGGCCGCGGCGCCGACGTGGTGATCGAGGCGAGCGGTGCGCCGGGGCAGTTCGAGAACGCGGTGCGGATGGTCACCGACGGCGGGCGGGTGCTCGCTGTCGGCCTGCCCAAGCAGGCACCCTCGGTCGACCTCTTTGGCCTGGTGCTGCGCGAGATCACCGTCGATTCGACCGTGGCGCACGTCTGTGGCGAGGACCTGGCTCCGGCGCTGGAGATCCTCGCCGGCGGCGTGCTCGGCGCGGAGCTGCTCGATTCCGTGATCGGGCTCGAGGACCTCACCGACCGCGGCCTCGCGAGGCTCGCGGCCGGCGGGGTGGACGGCAAGGTGCTCATCGACCCCGGGAGGCGCGCGTGA
- a CDS encoding NAD(P)-dependent oxidoreductase, giving the protein MKVAVLGLGAMGSQLVLRLLDQGVDVTGWNRDPARGRRAGIPAERLARSASDAARGADVVITMLADGRAVRSVVTGVLDALPRKALVLDLSTSGPELSREVAGLVTGRGLRFAEAPVSGSVGAARGGTLTIMFGGGADELAAAEPVLRHLGRQTIHIGPVGTAATLKLCVNALLHTFNATLGEVLGAAVAAGIDLRTAYDTIGSSAVAAPFVGYKRDAFLAAGRPPVACAVDVVRKDLELFLDAVPDPGLDAPTVRTAVGVVHRAQAAGLGQQDMATLAHLYRPGGAGEP; this is encoded by the coding sequence GTGAAGGTCGCGGTGCTGGGACTGGGCGCGATGGGGTCGCAGCTGGTGCTGCGGCTGCTCGACCAGGGCGTCGACGTCACGGGCTGGAACCGTGATCCGGCGCGGGGCCGGCGGGCGGGGATCCCGGCCGAGCGGCTCGCGCGCTCGGCTTCGGACGCGGCGCGCGGCGCTGACGTGGTAATCACCATGCTCGCGGACGGCCGGGCCGTGCGCTCCGTGGTCACCGGCGTGCTCGACGCGTTGCCGCGGAAGGCACTCGTGCTCGACCTGAGCACGTCGGGCCCCGAACTGTCGCGGGAAGTCGCGGGGTTGGTGACCGGCCGCGGGCTCCGCTTCGCCGAAGCTCCCGTCTCAGGCTCGGTCGGCGCCGCCCGCGGCGGCACGCTGACCATCATGTTCGGCGGCGGCGCGGACGAGCTGGCTGCCGCCGAACCGGTGCTGCGGCACCTGGGCCGCCAGACCATCCACATCGGACCGGTCGGCACCGCGGCCACGTTGAAGCTCTGCGTCAACGCTCTGCTGCACACCTTCAACGCCACCCTGGGCGAGGTGCTGGGCGCGGCGGTCGCCGCGGGCATCGACCTGCGTACGGCCTACGACACGATCGGCTCGTCCGCCGTCGCCGCGCCGTTCGTCGGCTACAAGCGCGACGCGTTCCTCGCCGCGGGCCGGCCCCCGGTGGCCTGCGCCGTCGACGTGGTCCGCAAGGACCTCGAACTCTTCCTCGACGCGGTCCCCGACCCGGGCCTCGACGCCCCTACGGTGCGCACTGCCGTCGGCGTCGTCCACCGTGCCCAGGCAGCCGGCCTGGGGCAACAGGACATGGCGACGCTCGCGCACCTCTACCGGCCGGGCGGCGCCGGCGAACCCTGA
- a CDS encoding LuxR family transcriptional regulator, protein MSGRLDPPDRHPGPTRGREAELAAADEAIAAVRRGVGGALVVEGPPGIGKSRLLAEIRVRARRAGVRTAAGAALEGQQGYPFAALLSALAEGDVLTGAPLDSPEQVLREAARALEATGEPLAILIDDLHHAHRETLAGLRRLVPGPAVLWVFAVTPGGAAPLVAETVAWLETAGARRLCLEVLDEPAAADVLADIAGVRPAPDLLELGTEAGGNPALLAALGLGVREEGRPATAEGGVTPAENRLPARVTQLVERRVKRLSPATQRMIRVAAVLPRHFTVAHWAATLGQRSSELIEGVAEAFEADLFVEHGDHLRFRHALVRRALVDATPRSLRRALQREVTGVLLEAGAAPTEIALQLAGSAEVGDREAVALVRQAVEAIAVSDTRSAAELSVRALRLLPDHDPMRWALVTDAVRLLYRAGREVEARNVGLDALKGALPPAQEAEVRLRVTSMPTRPTGDRLRQNLLALELPSLPAVLRARHQAWLAYNLVSSGRPAEAEKSAAGVDLCDDLQARVVTELALTAVDTAHGRITAALKRVEAAADQVRGAPYEDWQEMVPFHHADVLATAGRVADARGVLRTAVNRGRQVSADVFVGAWQQFSGLLSLTAGRLCEVREEFAAIAGEREGEVIGDFDDIVRFSVWTALYAHQGDTEFARRVVGAARRLSGGVSPNVRRLARRVLAERELRRGDPTRALRFFGDDPLPPTPPLLPHEFGYHVAVVRTALAAGDLAAAERAAEATTVPYRENPGIRVYEGVAAHVAGLLAGDPQVLADAARLLGDTERPLLFAAAAEDTGRVLGELDERAAIGHLSTAFDTYLELDAVADARRVGRALGEKGAARRVITRDRPESGWASLTSSELKVVRLIAEGATNREAAASLVLSPHTVNSHLRNAFAKLGINSRRDLAKIVHEADT, encoded by the coding sequence GTGAGTGGCAGACTGGACCCGCCCGACCGGCACCCCGGCCCCACGCGAGGCCGGGAAGCCGAACTCGCCGCCGCCGACGAGGCAATTGCGGCGGTGCGGCGCGGAGTCGGCGGGGCCCTCGTGGTCGAGGGTCCGCCGGGGATCGGGAAGAGCCGCCTGCTGGCCGAGATCCGGGTGCGGGCGCGGCGCGCCGGCGTCCGGACGGCGGCCGGCGCGGCGCTCGAGGGCCAGCAGGGTTACCCCTTCGCCGCCTTGCTTTCCGCGTTGGCCGAGGGCGACGTGCTCACGGGGGCGCCTCTCGACTCGCCGGAGCAGGTCCTGCGGGAAGCAGCGCGGGCGCTTGAAGCGACGGGCGAGCCCCTGGCGATCCTCATCGACGACCTCCACCACGCCCACCGCGAAACGCTGGCCGGGCTCCGGCGGCTGGTCCCGGGCCCGGCCGTCCTCTGGGTCTTCGCCGTCACTCCGGGCGGTGCGGCGCCGCTCGTCGCGGAGACGGTGGCGTGGCTGGAGACGGCCGGCGCTCGTCGCCTGTGCCTCGAGGTGCTGGACGAACCGGCGGCGGCCGACGTGCTCGCCGACATCGCCGGCGTCCGGCCCGCGCCCGACCTGCTGGAGCTGGGGACCGAGGCCGGCGGCAACCCCGCGCTGCTGGCCGCGCTCGGCCTCGGTGTGCGGGAAGAAGGCCGGCCGGCGACAGCCGAAGGCGGCGTCACCCCGGCCGAGAACCGGCTGCCCGCACGGGTCACCCAGCTCGTCGAGCGGCGTGTGAAGCGGCTTTCGCCGGCCACCCAGCGCATGATCCGGGTCGCCGCGGTCCTGCCGCGGCACTTCACGGTCGCCCACTGGGCCGCGACGCTCGGGCAGCGTTCGTCGGAGCTCATCGAGGGCGTCGCCGAGGCCTTCGAGGCCGACCTGTTCGTCGAGCACGGAGACCACCTGCGGTTTCGCCACGCTCTCGTCCGCCGGGCGCTCGTGGACGCGACCCCGCGTTCGCTGCGCCGCGCGTTGCAGCGCGAGGTCACCGGGGTGCTGCTCGAAGCCGGCGCGGCGCCGACCGAGATCGCGCTGCAGCTGGCCGGCAGCGCCGAAGTGGGCGATCGCGAGGCCGTCGCGCTGGTCCGCCAGGCCGTCGAAGCCATCGCGGTGTCCGACACCCGGAGCGCGGCCGAGCTGAGCGTACGTGCCCTGCGCCTGCTGCCCGATCACGACCCGATGCGGTGGGCGCTCGTCACCGACGCCGTGCGCCTGTTGTACCGGGCGGGCCGCGAGGTGGAGGCCCGCAACGTCGGCCTCGACGCGCTCAAGGGAGCGCTGCCCCCGGCGCAGGAGGCGGAGGTGCGGCTGCGCGTCACGAGCATGCCCACCCGTCCGACCGGCGACCGGCTGCGCCAGAACCTCCTCGCGCTCGAATTGCCGAGTCTGCCGGCCGTACTGCGGGCGCGGCACCAGGCGTGGCTCGCTTACAACCTCGTGTCGAGCGGCCGGCCCGCCGAAGCGGAGAAGAGCGCCGCCGGCGTGGACCTGTGCGACGACCTGCAGGCCCGCGTCGTCACCGAACTCGCCCTCACCGCGGTCGACACGGCGCACGGCCGGATCACCGCCGCGCTCAAGCGGGTCGAGGCGGCGGCCGATCAGGTGCGGGGCGCGCCGTACGAGGACTGGCAGGAGATGGTCCCGTTCCACCACGCCGACGTGCTCGCCACGGCCGGCCGGGTCGCCGACGCGCGCGGCGTCCTCAGGACGGCGGTGAACCGCGGGCGGCAGGTGTCCGCCGACGTGTTCGTCGGCGCCTGGCAACAGTTCAGTGGACTGCTCTCGCTGACCGCCGGGCGGCTGTGCGAGGTCCGCGAGGAGTTCGCCGCCATCGCCGGCGAGCGCGAAGGCGAGGTCATCGGCGATTTCGACGACATCGTCCGGTTCTCGGTGTGGACCGCGCTCTACGCCCACCAAGGCGACACCGAGTTCGCGCGGCGCGTGGTCGGCGCGGCCCGGCGCCTGTCGGGCGGCGTGAGCCCGAACGTCCGGCGCCTCGCGCGGCGGGTGCTCGCCGAACGCGAACTGCGCCGCGGCGATCCCACGCGGGCGCTGCGGTTCTTCGGCGACGACCCGCTGCCGCCCACGCCTCCGTTGCTGCCCCACGAGTTCGGTTACCACGTCGCGGTCGTGCGCACGGCGCTCGCTGCGGGCGACCTCGCGGCGGCCGAACGCGCGGCGGAGGCGACGACCGTGCCGTACCGGGAGAATCCGGGCATCCGGGTGTACGAGGGGGTCGCGGCGCATGTGGCGGGGTTGCTCGCGGGCGACCCGCAGGTGCTGGCGGACGCCGCGCGGCTGCTGGGGGACACCGAGCGGCCGCTGCTGTTCGCCGCGGCGGCCGAGGACACGGGCCGCGTTCTCGGCGAACTGGACGAACGCGCCGCCATCGGTCACCTCAGCACCGCGTTCGACACCTATCTCGAACTCGACGCCGTCGCCGACGCGCGCCGCGTGGGCCGAGCCCTCGGCGAGAAGGGCGCGGCCCGGCGCGTGATCACCCGGGACCGGCCTGAGTCGGGGTGGGCGAGCCTGACGAGCTCGGAGCTCAAGGTCGTCCGACTGATCGCCGAGGGCGCGACCAACCGCGAAGCCGCGGCGAGCCTCGTCCTCTCCCCGCACACGGTGAATTCCCACCTGCGCAACGCGTTCGCGAAGCTGGGGATCAACTCCCGCCGCGACCTGGCGAAAATCGTCCACGAGGCCGATACCTGA
- a CDS encoding (2Fe-2S)-binding protein, translated as MDLEVPEAGPAQDTPTRPRGPATEPVILTVNGRDYALELEPRVSLLDALREHLWLTGSKKGCDQGTCGACTVWVDGRRVLGCLTLAVACEGREISTIEGIAREGELHPMQQAFIDRDAFQCGYCTAGQIMSAIKLLEEGNAEDDESISEYMSGNICRCAAYPNIRAAIRDVRDQQREG; from the coding sequence GTGGACCTCGAGGTACCCGAGGCCGGCCCGGCCCAGGACACGCCCACGCGGCCTCGCGGCCCCGCCACCGAACCTGTCATCCTGACGGTCAACGGCCGCGACTACGCCCTCGAGCTCGAACCCCGCGTCAGCCTGCTCGACGCGCTGCGCGAACACCTGTGGCTCACGGGTTCCAAGAAGGGGTGCGACCAGGGCACCTGTGGTGCGTGCACCGTCTGGGTCGACGGTCGCCGCGTGCTGGGCTGCCTGACGCTGGCCGTCGCGTGCGAAGGCCGCGAGATCTCGACGATCGAGGGCATCGCGCGCGAGGGCGAGCTGCACCCGATGCAGCAGGCGTTCATCGACCGCGACGCGTTCCAGTGCGGCTATTGCACGGCCGGGCAGATCATGTCGGCGATCAAGCTCCTCGAAGAGGGCAACGCCGAGGACGACGAGTCCATCTCGGAGTACATGAGCGGCAACATCTGCCGCTGCGCCGCATACCCGAACATCCGCGCGGCCATCCGCGACGTTCGCGACCAGCAGCGGGAGGGCTGA
- a CDS encoding xanthine dehydrogenase family protein subunit M, which yields MRPLSYTRAFDVRSAVEIVAAHENSAFLAGGTTQVDLVRLGVHGPDLLVDINALPLADIEEQPGGGLRLGALARMTDVARHPLVAERYVATSQALLLGASEQLRNMASMGGNLCQRTRCTYFRDNLSPCNKREPGSGCSALEGLHRGHAILGTSEHCIATHPSDVAVSLVAFDAVVHTTGPDGSRAIPIDEFYLEPGDQPHVEHPLAHGELIEAIDLPALPIARNSVYLKFRDRESYEFALVSVAAAIEVDGGLVRDVRLALGGVATRPWRARRAEQLLIGGPATREKFVEAATAELAGADVRRDNAFKAELAKRAIVRGLTTLIPGEAR from the coding sequence GTGCGTCCCCTGTCCTACACTCGCGCCTTCGACGTGCGCAGCGCCGTGGAAATCGTCGCCGCCCACGAGAACAGCGCGTTCCTCGCCGGCGGCACCACGCAGGTCGACCTGGTCCGCCTCGGCGTGCACGGGCCGGATCTGCTCGTGGACATCAACGCGCTTCCGCTGGCGGACATCGAGGAGCAGCCCGGCGGTGGTCTGCGGCTCGGTGCGCTCGCGCGGATGACCGACGTCGCCCGGCATCCGCTGGTGGCGGAGCGCTACGTCGCGACGTCGCAGGCGCTGCTGCTCGGCGCGTCCGAACAGCTGCGCAACATGGCGTCGATGGGCGGGAACCTGTGCCAGCGCACGCGCTGCACGTACTTCCGCGACAACCTCTCGCCCTGCAACAAGCGCGAGCCGGGCTCCGGTTGTTCCGCCCTCGAAGGGCTGCACCGCGGCCACGCGATCCTCGGCACGAGTGAGCACTGCATCGCGACGCACCCGTCCGACGTGGCGGTGTCGCTGGTCGCGTTCGACGCCGTGGTCCACACCACCGGCCCGGACGGTTCCCGCGCGATCCCGATCGACGAGTTCTACCTCGAGCCCGGGGACCAGCCGCACGTCGAGCACCCGCTCGCGCACGGTGAACTGATCGAGGCGATCGACCTGCCGGCCCTGCCGATCGCGCGCAACTCGGTGTACCTCAAGTTCCGTGACCGCGAGTCGTATGAGTTCGCGCTCGTGTCGGTCGCCGCCGCGATCGAGGTCGACGGTGGGCTCGTGCGCGACGTGCGCCTCGCCCTGGGCGGCGTGGCCACCCGGCCGTGGCGCGCCCGCCGGGCCGAGCAGCTGCTGATCGGTGGCCCCGCGACACGCGAGAAGTTCGTCGAAGCCGCCACCGCGGAGCTCGCCGGCGCCGACGTCCGCCGCGACAACGCGTTCAAGGCCGAGCTCGCCAAGCGGGCCATCGTCCGCGGTCTCACCACCCTGATCCCGGGAGAAGCACGATGA
- a CDS encoding xanthine dehydrogenase family protein molybdopterin-binding subunit — MTSAIGKPVSRVDGPAKVTGAARYTAEIVVPDLAYAVLVGATVPSGRVVGFEPLGPTDGLLAVLTHENLGKIVGRPQLLPSLVGGPAPGASFFPMQDDQVHYFGQPVALVVADSHERAQHAAASLRVRYERTASTTTIDEGRDQAFEAERLFGGLMPGRTERGDVDAALADAEVRLDLQFRFAANHHNALEPTAATAVWDGDQVTIYDSTQGIRASQLTVSHLLGLPLANVRVIANFVGGGFGAKAMIWPHVTLSAMAARHVGRPVKLVLTRPQTYTSNGHREEQEQTVSLGATRDGRLTALDHRKLSITSPFDEWAEPATGVSSQLYKCPNFRGVHRMIRGNTLTPTFMRGPGESTASFALETAMDELAVELGVDPVELRLRNHTDVDDRGNPWSSDGLPECLRLGAEKFGWDATSRVPRSRRDGNWLIGTGMASAAYPVPLFMPTQRARARLYADGSAVVEAGTQEFGTGVLTAMTQVGADALGVPLADTRFHGGSTDLPNVSSAVGSAGAGMISAAVHDAATNLRRQLIELAVADEASPLHGADPADVEAVAGRMQLRGDTAKGEHYGDLMQRHRLSEVEALGSWTPPPLDTPHGLLTFGAQFAEVAVDPDLGLVRVRRLLGAFAPGRVLNPKLARSQLMGGILWGLGQALLEGNRMDPRYGRWGAGNLGEYLVPVNADAPDVQVEFVSVADDVANTLGVKGVGEVGQVGVAAAIGNAVFNATGRRVRELPISAELVMDPVDSWA; from the coding sequence ATGACCTCAGCGATCGGCAAGCCGGTGTCCCGGGTGGACGGACCGGCGAAGGTGACGGGCGCGGCGCGCTACACCGCGGAGATCGTGGTGCCAGACCTGGCGTACGCGGTGCTCGTCGGCGCGACGGTGCCGAGCGGCCGCGTCGTGGGCTTCGAACCACTCGGCCCCACCGACGGGCTGCTGGCCGTGCTGACCCACGAGAACCTGGGCAAGATCGTCGGCCGGCCGCAGCTGCTGCCGTCGCTCGTCGGCGGCCCCGCGCCGGGCGCGAGCTTCTTCCCGATGCAGGACGACCAGGTGCACTACTTCGGGCAGCCGGTGGCCCTCGTCGTCGCTGACAGCCACGAACGCGCCCAGCACGCCGCCGCGAGCCTGCGGGTCCGCTACGAGCGCACGGCCTCGACGACGACGATCGACGAAGGCCGCGACCAGGCGTTCGAGGCCGAGCGGCTCTTCGGCGGCCTGATGCCGGGCCGCACCGAGCGCGGTGACGTCGACGCGGCGCTGGCCGACGCCGAGGTCCGGCTCGACCTGCAGTTCCGGTTCGCGGCCAATCACCACAACGCCCTCGAGCCCACGGCGGCGACCGCCGTGTGGGACGGCGACCAGGTGACCATCTACGACTCCACGCAAGGGATCCGGGCGAGCCAGCTCACCGTCTCGCACCTGCTGGGCCTGCCGCTGGCGAACGTCCGGGTGATCGCGAACTTCGTGGGCGGCGGCTTCGGGGCGAAGGCCATGATCTGGCCGCACGTCACGCTGTCTGCCATGGCCGCGCGCCACGTCGGCCGCCCGGTGAAGCTCGTGCTCACCCGGCCGCAGACCTACACGTCCAACGGCCACCGCGAAGAACAGGAGCAGACGGTGTCGCTCGGCGCGACCCGCGACGGCCGGCTCACCGCGCTCGACCACCGCAAGCTCTCGATCACCTCGCCGTTCGACGAGTGGGCCGAGCCGGCGACGGGCGTGTCGTCCCAGCTGTACAAGTGTCCCAACTTCCGCGGCGTGCACCGGATGATCCGCGGCAACACGCTCACGCCCACCTTCATGCGCGGGCCGGGGGAGTCCACGGCCTCGTTCGCGCTGGAGACAGCGATGGACGAGCTGGCCGTGGAGCTCGGCGTCGACCCCGTGGAACTGCGGCTGCGCAACCACACCGACGTCGACGACCGCGGCAACCCCTGGTCGAGCGACGGGCTGCCCGAATGCTTGCGGCTCGGCGCGGAGAAGTTCGGCTGGGACGCGACGTCGCGGGTGCCGCGCAGCCGTCGTGACGGCAACTGGCTGATCGGCACCGGCATGGCGTCGGCCGCCTACCCCGTGCCGCTGTTCATGCCGACGCAGCGCGCCCGCGCCCGGCTCTATGCCGACGGCAGCGCCGTGGTCGAGGCCGGGACGCAGGAGTTCGGCACCGGCGTGCTCACGGCGATGACCCAGGTCGGTGCCGACGCGCTCGGGGTGCCACTCGCGGACACCCGGTTCCACGGCGGCTCGACGGATCTGCCCAACGTCAGCTCCGCGGTTGGGTCCGCAGGGGCCGGCATGATCAGCGCCGCGGTGCACGACGCGGCGACGAACCTGCGCCGCCAGCTCATCGAACTCGCCGTGGCCGACGAGGCATCGCCGCTGCATGGGGCGGACCCGGCGGACGTCGAGGCGGTTGCCGGGCGCATGCAGCTGCGCGGCGACACCGCGAAGGGCGAGCACTACGGCGACCTGATGCAGCGGCACCGGCTGTCCGAAGTGGAGGCTCTGGGCAGCTGGACCCCGCCGCCGCTGGACACGCCGCACGGCCTGCTCACGTTCGGCGCCCAGTTCGCCGAGGTGGCTGTGGATCCCGACCTCGGGCTCGTGCGCGTGCGGCGGCTGCTCGGCGCGTTTGCCCCCGGCCGGGTGCTCAACCCGAAGCTGGCCCGCAGCCAGCTCATGGGCGGCATCCTGTGGGGCTTGGGCCAGGCCCTGCTGGAGGGCAACCGCATGGACCCGCGCTACGGCCGCTGGGGTGCTGGGAACCTGGGCGAGTACCTCGTGCCGGTCAACGCCGATGCGCCCGACGTGCAGGTCGAGTTCGTGTCCGTCGCCGACGACGTGGCCAACACCCTCGGCGTGAAGGGCGTCGGCGAGGTCGGCCAGGTCGGTGTCGCCGCGGCGATCGGCAACGCCGTGTTCAACGCGACCGGGCGCCGCGTCCGCGAGCTCCCGATTTCGGCCGAGCTGGTGATGGACCCGGTGGACAGCTGGG